The proteins below come from a single uncultured Carboxylicivirga sp. genomic window:
- a CDS encoding M56 family metallopeptidase — translation MAYLIEWQVKAAIMVALMVIVFALFLSKDALFNRNRIWLLSTLFVPWIIPLLAMPLSVKSILFAPEAELDLTTLSIPVTVNTNTVAPATSAVDWSHILLSIYLLISMVFVVRLLWGYTYLIKLKGKSTKLKVNGVNLYLLDDKEINPFSFFQSVFVPQTVMEQEDKDHILNHERAHCRQWHSVDITLAEWMLVLQWWNPFAWWLRKLIAQNHEFCVDKAMMQISEEPKQYQYSLMHYLPGSKSLNLVNNFSQSLIKKRIIMMNNKTDRKLLAKLKSLLVIIVTFTALVAFTNPEKTKVQVKKADKIETIKSDVDLRKFIAQNIKYPFEAQNNNFAADVMVNVPINKKGKAGRPKIGSAKGSNVVNPGEVVVVAYASEGEGTADDSSTSMTALEDEVKRVMTELPAISDVNLMNTTLELNVKFVLQQKESNESKPAAQELVVVGSGKMTDNPLEIATGKASGGNPIYILDGKEVSNNGLATIKKSHIKEVSVLKDEAAIEQYGERAKDGVIIITTKGTEQSSQAEVKVSSGKMTDNPLKIATGKASGGNPIYIVNGKEISNKEFNAIKKNKIESVSVLKDEAAIEQYGERAKDGVIMIETKDHDSDDISVVEFIQNVGVWGQDKPLILVDGKEFNGKVDEDNIKSIKVVKGPDAIAQYGDKARNGIIAVYTKK, via the coding sequence ATGGCATATTTGATAGAGTGGCAGGTTAAAGCTGCTATAATGGTGGCATTAATGGTAATAGTTTTTGCACTTTTCTTATCGAAAGATGCGCTGTTTAACCGGAATAGAATATGGCTTTTAAGTACCTTATTTGTGCCGTGGATAATTCCGTTGTTAGCTATGCCTTTAAGTGTAAAATCAATACTGTTTGCTCCGGAAGCAGAACTTGATCTCACAACTTTATCAATACCTGTAACGGTAAATACAAACACAGTGGCTCCGGCAACATCTGCCGTTGATTGGTCGCACATATTACTAAGCATTTATTTGCTGATTAGTATGGTATTTGTAGTGCGTTTGTTATGGGGCTATACCTATCTTATTAAGTTAAAAGGTAAAAGTACAAAGTTAAAAGTAAATGGGGTTAATCTATATTTGTTGGATGATAAGGAGATTAATCCATTCTCGTTTTTTCAGTCTGTTTTTGTTCCTCAAACGGTGATGGAGCAAGAAGATAAAGATCATATTTTAAATCACGAACGAGCTCATTGTCGCCAATGGCATTCTGTTGACATTACCCTTGCAGAATGGATGTTGGTATTACAGTGGTGGAATCCGTTTGCATGGTGGTTACGGAAATTAATTGCCCAAAATCATGAATTCTGTGTTGACAAAGCCATGATGCAAATCTCGGAAGAACCCAAACAATATCAATATTCGTTAATGCACTATTTGCCAGGAAGCAAAAGCCTGAATTTGGTTAACAATTTCAGTCAAAGTCTAATTAAAAAGCGAATAATCATGATGAATAATAAAACCGACCGAAAGCTATTAGCTAAGCTGAAAAGTCTTTTGGTAATTATCGTAACATTTACTGCATTAGTGGCATTTACTAATCCTGAAAAGACAAAGGTCCAGGTTAAGAAAGCTGATAAAATAGAAACGATTAAGTCCGATGTTGATTTGCGAAAATTTATTGCACAAAATATTAAGTATCCATTTGAAGCACAAAATAACAATTTTGCGGCTGATGTGATGGTAAATGTGCCAATTAATAAGAAAGGGAAAGCTGGGAGGCCTAAAATAGGTTCGGCAAAAGGTAGTAATGTAGTTAATCCGGGCGAAGTGGTTGTAGTTGCCTATGCTTCGGAAGGAGAAGGAACAGCAGATGATTCTTCCACTTCAATGACTGCTTTAGAAGATGAGGTTAAAAGAGTAATGACGGAGTTGCCAGCCATCTCTGATGTGAATCTCATGAATACGACATTAGAACTAAACGTGAAATTTGTTTTACAACAAAAAGAGTCAAATGAATCTAAACCGGCAGCACAAGAATTGGTAGTAGTTGGTTCGGGAAAAATGACTGATAATCCGCTTGAAATAGCCACAGGAAAAGCTTCGGGAGGTAATCCAATTTATATTTTAGATGGAAAGGAAGTCAGTAATAACGGGCTTGCCACTATTAAGAAAAGTCACATAAAAGAAGTATCGGTTCTTAAGGATGAAGCAGCCATTGAGCAATATGGAGAGAGAGCTAAGGATGGTGTAATTATAATAACTACAAAAGGTACTGAGCAATCATCCCAAGCAGAGGTTAAGGTTAGTTCAGGAAAAATGACTGATAATCCGCTTAAAATAGCCACAGGAAAAGCTTCGGGAGGTAATCCAATTTATATTGTAAATGGTAAAGAAATCAGTAATAAAGAGTTTAATGCCATCAAAAAAAATAAAATCGAATCTGTATCTGTTCTTAAAGATGAAGCAGCTATTGAGCAATATGGAGAAAGAGCCAAGGATGGTGTAATAATGATAGAAACCAAAGATCATGATTCTGATGATATTTCAGTTGTAGAATTTATTCAAAATGTAGGAGTATGGGGGCAGGATAAACCTTTAATACTTGTAGATGGAAAAGAGTTTAATGGTAAGGTTGATGAAGATAATATCAAGTCAATAAAAGTTGTGAAAGGGCCTGATGCAATTGCTCAATATGGAGATAAGGCTCGAAATGGTATTATTGCAGTTTATACAAAAAAATAG
- a CDS encoding BlaI/MecI/CopY family transcriptional regulator, which yields MTAKRLTKREEDVMKILWEAGKGFVKDLLPKHPEPKPHYNTFSTIIRGLEEKGFVSHNAYGNSHEYFPAISKEDYRKLYIKNMVSDYFESSYKNVVSFFVKEEKLNVDDLKELIELIEKKEE from the coding sequence ATGACAGCGAAACGATTAACAAAGCGTGAAGAAGATGTGATGAAGATTTTATGGGAAGCGGGTAAGGGTTTTGTAAAAGACCTGTTGCCAAAACACCCCGAGCCAAAGCCTCACTATAATACATTCAGTACTATAATCAGAGGGTTGGAAGAAAAGGGTTTTGTTTCTCATAATGCTTACGGCAACTCTCACGAGTATTTTCCTGCGATAAGCAAAGAAGATTATCGCAAGCTGTATATCAAAAATATGGTATCTGACTATTTTGAATCATCTTACAAGAATGTGGTTTCCTTTTTTGTAAAAGAAGAAAAGCTGAATGTGGATGATTTAAAAGAACTGATTGAATTAATTGAGAAAAAAGAAGAGTGA
- a CDS encoding N-acetylmuramoyl-L-alanine amidase codes for MKIKTTYIYFLYLLLLVPASLSAQTSVDTLKSKPKNGEGLYSFMERNHLSPKEDLHQFLELNKGKFGTNNSLLLHETYLIPVKQTNLFEPLFGKERETFPIESSEMKGAVFYLVSGHGGPDPGAIGKYGSHELHEDEYAYDITLRVAKKLMENGAKVHIIIQDPDDGIRDEQILKYDNHETCMGETIPLDQMDRLKQRTNKINELFKKDTEKYRRTLILHLDSRSKRKQIDVFFYHYKKSKNGEKLANTLRDTFNEKYGEHQPTRGFEGTVSDRNLYILRNTTPVSVFVELGNIQNYRDQQRFVIADNRQALANWLYIGLKKDFDKNK; via the coding sequence ATGAAAATAAAAACAACATATATATATTTTTTATACCTGCTATTACTGGTTCCTGCATCATTATCGGCTCAAACATCTGTTGACACTTTAAAAAGCAAACCAAAAAATGGCGAAGGACTATATTCTTTCATGGAAAGAAATCATCTTTCGCCCAAAGAAGATTTGCACCAGTTTTTAGAGCTTAACAAAGGAAAATTCGGAACTAACAACAGCTTATTACTACACGAGACCTACTTGATTCCGGTAAAGCAAACCAACTTATTTGAACCTTTATTCGGCAAAGAACGAGAAACATTCCCCATTGAATCGAGCGAGATGAAAGGAGCTGTCTTTTATTTAGTTTCTGGTCATGGTGGTCCCGACCCCGGAGCTATTGGAAAATATGGTTCGCATGAGCTACATGAAGACGAATACGCATATGATATAACGCTTCGGGTGGCTAAAAAATTGATGGAAAATGGAGCGAAGGTACATATCATAATTCAGGATCCGGATGATGGAATACGTGATGAGCAGATTTTAAAATACGACAATCACGAAACATGCATGGGCGAAACCATTCCTCTCGATCAAATGGATCGATTAAAACAACGTACCAATAAAATTAACGAGCTATTTAAAAAGGATACTGAAAAATACCGTCGTACCCTAATACTTCATCTCGATAGCCGAAGTAAACGTAAACAAATCGACGTTTTCTTCTATCATTATAAAAAGAGTAAAAATGGAGAAAAACTAGCTAATACACTACGCGATACTTTCAACGAAAAATATGGCGAGCATCAGCCAACCAGGGGATTTGAAGGTACTGTAAGCGATCGGAATTTATATATTTTGCGCAACACAACACCCGTTTCGGTGTTTGTAGAGTTGGGCAATATTCAAAACTACCGCGATCAACAACGATTTGTCATTGCCGATAATCGACAAGCTTTGGCAAATTGGTTGTACATTGGCTTAAAGAAAGATTTTGATAAAAATAAATAA
- a CDS encoding sugar phosphate nucleotidyltransferase, giving the protein MKPTLLILAAGMGSRYGGLKQMDELGPHGESIIDYSVYDAIQSGFDKVVFVIREDFADVFKERFEPRLAGKIKTEYVYQDLKDLPEGFSVPEGREKPWGTGHAILMAKEVINEPFAIINADDFYGREAYKQVFDFVAESKVENEYAMVGYKLNNTLSEHGTVSRGVCETNSEGNLVNIVERTKIGYEGEKIFFYEEDSKTELTGTEAVSMNFWAFKPNYFQKLEDAFLDFLKEKGQEMKSEFYFNAVVDQLIKKEEASTKVIRTDSKWFGVTYKEDKPLVQKKIDELISDGIYPAKLW; this is encoded by the coding sequence ATGAAACCAACATTACTGATTCTTGCTGCCGGCATGGGAAGCCGCTACGGAGGCCTAAAACAAATGGACGAACTGGGTCCTCATGGAGAATCAATTATCGATTATTCGGTTTACGATGCCATACAATCGGGATTCGACAAAGTAGTTTTTGTGATTCGCGAAGACTTTGCAGATGTTTTTAAAGAACGCTTCGAACCTCGCTTGGCAGGAAAAATCAAAACAGAATATGTATACCAGGATTTAAAAGATCTTCCTGAAGGCTTTTCAGTACCCGAAGGACGCGAAAAACCTTGGGGAACTGGTCATGCAATATTAATGGCTAAAGAAGTTATCAACGAACCTTTTGCCATCATCAATGCCGATGATTTTTACGGACGCGAGGCATATAAGCAAGTATTTGATTTTGTTGCCGAAAGTAAAGTTGAAAATGAGTACGCAATGGTTGGTTACAAGCTAAACAATACATTATCGGAACACGGAACCGTTTCTCGGGGTGTCTGCGAAACCAACTCAGAAGGAAATCTGGTTAACATTGTTGAGCGCACTAAAATTGGATACGAAGGAGAAAAAATATTTTTCTACGAAGAAGATTCTAAAACAGAATTAACAGGAACAGAAGCTGTTTCGATGAACTTTTGGGCGTTCAAACCCAATTATTTTCAAAAATTAGAAGATGCTTTTCTTGATTTCTTAAAAGAAAAAGGACAAGAAATGAAATCAGAGTTCTATTTCAACGCTGTAGTTGATCAATTAATTAAAAAAGAAGAAGCTTCAACTAAAGTTATCAGAACCGATTCAAAATGGTTTGGAGTAACCTATAAAGAAGATAAACCATTGGTTCAGAAAAAAATTGACGAGTTAATATCAGATGGTATCTACCCTGCCAAACTTTGGTAA
- a CDS encoding metallopeptidase TldD-related protein produces the protein MKATINRRNFLKAGAVTAVGTAIMPHLLSGCTSSPSATGNNMTLHNYLEHFNVTQQMIQEIIREGLSKGGDYCDVYFQHMIGNYIGLEDKAVNRAYSDVSFGVGIRVLKGDQTGYSFSEEITMDAMKSAARTAANIANSTAKVEPVALENHKLPNYYVIKTPWEEVSINEKIPYLQQINDKVFAHDNRIIKSNVWFMDETSYVLFANSEGRMTFDYQPMGQISVSCTAEQNGQKEQNGFNLSGRRGIEFFTPENIDLLASEAVKRTTDLFEAVKPKAGELPVVLAAGSSGILLHEAIGHGMEADFNRKDVSIFSDKIGKKVAKDFVTIVDDGTNPNVRGSINVDDEGNDTEKTYLVSNGTMTSYLHDRISAKHYGVKTTGSGRRESFRHMPMPRMRNTYMENGPHKKEEIIDSVKYGIYAETFTNGQVMIGAGDFTFYVKSGYLIEDGKLTQPIKDINIIGNGPKVLSDIEMVADDFTMAEGGWTCGKNGQGVPVSMGLPTVKVSKITVGGVNA, from the coding sequence ATGAAAGCTACTATCAATCGTAGAAACTTTTTAAAGGCCGGAGCTGTTACCGCAGTCGGAACAGCCATCATGCCGCATTTACTATCGGGTTGCACCAGCAGCCCCTCAGCAACAGGAAACAACATGACATTACACAATTATCTTGAACATTTTAATGTAACCCAGCAAATGATTCAGGAAATAATCAGAGAAGGATTATCTAAAGGCGGAGATTATTGCGATGTATATTTTCAACATATGATTGGCAATTACATCGGTTTGGAAGACAAAGCTGTTAACAGAGCTTATTCTGATGTTAGCTTTGGTGTTGGAATTCGAGTGTTAAAGGGAGATCAAACAGGCTATTCATTCAGCGAAGAAATTACAATGGATGCCATGAAGTCTGCCGCACGCACAGCTGCCAATATAGCAAACAGCACAGCTAAAGTTGAACCAGTAGCTCTCGAAAACCATAAATTACCCAACTACTATGTTATTAAAACACCATGGGAAGAGGTATCGATCAACGAAAAGATACCCTACCTGCAACAAATAAATGATAAGGTCTTTGCTCATGACAATCGCATCATCAAATCAAATGTGTGGTTTATGGATGAAACATCATATGTACTTTTTGCCAATTCAGAAGGCCGTATGACCTTTGATTATCAACCAATGGGACAAATTTCAGTAAGTTGTACTGCCGAACAAAACGGACAAAAAGAACAAAATGGCTTTAACCTGTCAGGCCGACGAGGAATCGAATTCTTTACGCCTGAAAATATTGATTTACTAGCTTCGGAAGCCGTTAAACGAACCACTGATTTATTTGAAGCAGTGAAGCCTAAAGCCGGAGAATTACCAGTTGTATTGGCCGCCGGAAGTTCTGGTATTTTGTTGCACGAAGCTATTGGTCATGGTATGGAAGCTGATTTCAACCGTAAAGATGTTTCTATTTTTAGTGATAAGATTGGCAAAAAAGTAGCCAAAGACTTTGTTACCATTGTTGATGATGGAACCAATCCTAATGTACGAGGATCAATCAATGTGGATGATGAAGGTAACGACACTGAAAAAACCTATCTGGTTTCAAATGGTACCATGACATCATACCTACATGACAGAATCAGTGCTAAGCATTACGGTGTAAAAACAACAGGCAGCGGTCGTCGCGAATCATTCCGTCATATGCCAATGCCACGTATGCGTAATACTTATATGGAGAATGGTCCTCATAAAAAAGAAGAAATCATCGATTCGGTTAAATACGGAATTTATGCCGAAACCTTCACCAACGGACAGGTGATGATTGGTGCTGGTGACTTTACATTCTACGTAAAATCAGGCTATCTAATCGAAGATGGAAAATTAACACAACCTATCAAGGATATCAACATTATTGGCAATGGGCCGAAAGTTCTTTCTGATATTGAGATGGTAGCCGACGACTTTACAATGGCCGAAGGAGGTTGGACATGCGGTAAAAACGGACAAGGTGTACCGGTTTCAATGGGATTACCTACCGTTAAAGTTTCAAAAATTACTGTTGGCGGAGTAAACGCCTAA
- a CDS encoding TldD/PmbA family protein, which translates to MNTKERKDLAIWAVDYAKKQGASEVAASVYNSRSVEIEVREQKIEKIKESTTNGLSLNIYRDHKYSGHSTNNLSKNDLQKFIKEAVEATKYLSPDDYRELPDPSLYPENLEKDLKIEDRDYLSVSPEKKVNIAKAVEEAARAQSDKIISATGGYSDDYSESVKVHSNGFVGERLSTSFWAGGEVTVKDEDARPEGYHWGGSRFFKSMPTADELGKKAAQNALGKMGQTKIASGKYDMIIENRAVSRVLYMFFGPMQARALQQKSSYLEGMLGKSIASSKLTVIDDPFIEGGFASRLYDSDGIAAQPRVMIEKGVLNQYYIDNYYGKKLNMTPNGGQPSNIRFELGERNFDKIANDIKKGIFVTSFNGGNSNSTTGDFSFGVSGFLIENGKIAQPVNEMNISGNAKDFWQKLSELGNDPYPFSSILSPTMVFNDIDFSGL; encoded by the coding sequence ATGAACACAAAAGAACGTAAAGACCTGGCCATTTGGGCTGTTGATTATGCAAAAAAACAAGGTGCATCCGAAGTTGCAGCTTCTGTATATAATTCCCGATCGGTTGAAATTGAAGTACGTGAACAAAAAATTGAAAAGATTAAGGAATCAACCACCAATGGTTTATCTCTTAATATTTATCGCGATCACAAATATTCAGGTCATTCAACCAATAATTTAAGCAAAAACGATCTGCAAAAATTTATTAAAGAAGCAGTTGAAGCTACCAAGTATCTAAGCCCTGATGATTATCGCGAATTACCCGATCCCTCTCTTTATCCCGAAAATTTGGAAAAAGATTTAAAAATTGAGGATCGTGATTATTTAAGTGTATCTCCTGAAAAAAAAGTAAACATAGCAAAAGCAGTTGAAGAAGCGGCTCGTGCTCAAAGCGATAAAATTATTTCAGCAACCGGAGGTTATAGTGATGATTATTCAGAAAGTGTAAAAGTTCACAGTAACGGTTTCGTTGGCGAACGCCTTTCAACCTCCTTTTGGGCTGGCGGCGAAGTAACTGTAAAAGATGAAGATGCAAGACCCGAAGGATACCATTGGGGCGGTAGTAGATTTTTTAAATCCATGCCAACTGCTGATGAATTAGGTAAAAAAGCAGCTCAAAATGCGCTAGGTAAAATGGGGCAAACCAAAATTGCTTCGGGTAAATACGATATGATTATCGAAAACAGAGCTGTATCAAGAGTACTATATATGTTTTTTGGCCCGATGCAAGCACGCGCTTTACAACAAAAAAGCTCTTACCTCGAAGGAATGTTGGGTAAATCAATTGCATCGTCAAAACTTACGGTGATCGACGATCCATTTATCGAGGGAGGTTTTGCCTCTCGTTTGTACGATAGCGATGGTATAGCTGCTCAACCTCGCGTTATGATTGAAAAAGGTGTACTCAACCAATATTACATCGACAATTATTACGGAAAAAAATTAAACATGACACCTAACGGAGGACAGCCCTCAAACATTCGTTTCGAATTGGGTGAAAGAAACTTCGATAAAATTGCAAATGACATAAAAAAAGGTATATTTGTTACCTCTTTCAATGGAGGCAACTCAAATTCTACTACAGGTGATTTTTCATTTGGTGTTTCAGGATTCTTAATTGAAAACGGAAAAATAGCTCAACCTGTTAATGAAATGAACATCTCGGGTAACGCCAAAGATTTTTGGCAGAAATTATCTGAATTAGGCAACGACCCTTATCCTTTTTCCAGCATATTAAGTCCAACTATGGTATTTAACGATATTGATTTTAGCGGACTTTAA
- a CDS encoding rhodanese-related sulfurtransferase, with translation MDPNSKNKGLYNKLSPDELKGRLAAESFKRTTVSFYKYVIIDDPWTIRNSLYEKWSQFNCLGRIYVASEGINAQMSVPDHKWEDFEKHLRSIRLFEDVPFKIAVEDDGKSFFKLQIKVRNQIVADGLQSHEYDVTNVGNHLSAKEWNHALEEGATVVDMRNHYESEIGHFKGAILPNAETFKEELPEVLEKLKGRENEKILLYCTGGVRCEKTSAYLKHHGFSDVNQLLGGIIDYSRQVKSQGLENTYNGKNFVFDNRLGERISEDIISHCHQCGKPCDTHTNCANKKCNLLFIQCDACKTKYDACCGNDCQTYVLATPEKKSELEQRLVFKRGKRFYKV, from the coding sequence ATGGATCCAAATAGCAAGAACAAAGGATTATACAACAAACTAAGCCCCGATGAATTAAAGGGGCGATTGGCCGCCGAATCATTTAAACGAACAACTGTTTCGTTTTACAAATATGTAATAATTGATGATCCATGGACTATTCGTAATTCATTGTACGAAAAATGGAGTCAATTTAATTGTCTGGGTAGAATTTATGTAGCGTCAGAAGGCATTAATGCGCAAATGAGCGTACCTGACCATAAATGGGAAGACTTTGAAAAACACCTAAGGTCAATTCGTTTATTCGAAGATGTTCCTTTTAAAATTGCTGTGGAAGATGATGGAAAATCGTTTTTTAAATTACAGATAAAAGTTCGTAACCAAATTGTAGCTGACGGTTTGCAATCACATGAATATGATGTTACCAACGTTGGCAATCACTTATCTGCAAAAGAATGGAACCATGCACTAGAAGAAGGAGCAACAGTGGTGGATATGCGTAATCATTACGAAAGCGAAATAGGACATTTCAAAGGTGCTATACTCCCCAATGCCGAAACATTTAAAGAAGAGTTACCTGAGGTTCTTGAAAAATTAAAAGGGAGAGAAAACGAAAAAATCTTGCTGTATTGTACTGGTGGCGTTCGTTGCGAAAAAACTAGTGCTTATCTTAAACACCATGGTTTTTCAGATGTTAATCAGCTTTTGGGCGGTATTATTGATTATTCGCGTCAGGTTAAATCGCAAGGCTTAGAAAACACTTATAACGGCAAAAACTTTGTGTTCGACAACCGATTAGGAGAACGAATATCAGAAGATATTATTAGTCATTGCCACCAATGTGGTAAACCTTGCGATACCCACACCAATTGCGCCAATAAAAAATGTAATCTTCTATTTATTCAGTGCGATGCGTGTAAGACGAAATATGATGCATGCTGCGGCAATGATTGTCAAACGTATGTTTTAGCAACACCAGAAAAAAAATCTGAACTAGAACAACGCTTGGTATTTAAACGGGGTAAACGATTTTATAAAGTATAA
- the thrS gene encoding threonine--tRNA ligase, giving the protein MIKITFPDQSVREYEAGVTGLDIAQSISPRLAKEVLSITVNDTLMDLTRPISTDATVKLHKWEDEEGKHAFWHSSAHLMAEAIEALYPGTKFGIGPTIENGFYYDIDPGDDVVIKDGDLPKIEKKFKELASQKLEYVRSEVSKSEALDYFTKKNDEYKLELINDLEDGTISFYKQGNFTDLCRGPHLPSTAPIKAVKLLSVAGAYWRGDETRKQLTRIYGITFPKAKLLEEYMTLLEEAQKRDHRKIGKELELFAFSQKVGQGLPLWLPKGARLRERLENFLKKVQVQYGYEPVITPHIGNKELYVTSGHYAKYGKDSFQPITTPAEGEEFLLKPMNCPHHCEIYKTKPRSYKDLPIRFAEFGTVYRYEQSGELHGLTRVRGFTQDDAHLFCRPDQLKDEFKKVIDIIFYIFKALDFKEYITQVSLRDPNDHTKYIGSEDNWNKAEQAIIEACEERGMETIVEYGEAAFYGPKLDFMVKDALGRKWQLGTIQVDYNLPERFELEYIGSDNQKHRPVMIHRAPFGSMERFVAVLIEHTAGKFPLWLTPEQVVICPISEKYNDYAKKVFNFLNNSDIRAVLDDRNEKIGKKIRDNELKRIPYLLIVGEKEAEEQKVAVRKQGEGDKGVMKLDEFTSFINQEVENMLSAIDNNIN; this is encoded by the coding sequence ATGATAAAAATTACCTTTCCAGACCAAAGTGTCCGAGAGTACGAAGCCGGTGTAACAGGCCTTGATATTGCGCAAAGTATTAGCCCCCGTTTGGCTAAAGAAGTATTATCTATAACGGTAAACGATACCCTTATGGATTTAACGCGCCCTATCTCCACGGATGCAACGGTAAAATTACACAAATGGGAAGATGAGGAAGGTAAACATGCGTTTTGGCACTCATCGGCTCACCTAATGGCCGAAGCTATTGAAGCACTTTATCCTGGTACAAAATTTGGAATTGGTCCTACTATTGAAAATGGATTCTATTACGACATTGACCCAGGAGATGATGTAGTGATCAAAGATGGCGATTTGCCAAAAATAGAAAAGAAGTTCAAAGAACTTGCTAGCCAAAAACTAGAATACGTTAGAAGTGAAGTCTCAAAATCTGAAGCTTTAGATTATTTCACAAAGAAAAACGATGAATATAAATTGGAGTTAATAAACGATTTGGAAGACGGAACTATTTCGTTTTACAAACAAGGTAACTTCACTGATTTATGTCGCGGACCTCACTTACCTTCAACTGCCCCAATCAAAGCAGTTAAGTTATTAAGTGTTGCTGGAGCATACTGGAGAGGTGACGAAACACGTAAACAGCTTACACGTATTTATGGTATCACATTCCCTAAAGCAAAATTGCTTGAAGAATACATGACTTTATTAGAAGAAGCTCAAAAACGTGATCACCGTAAAATTGGTAAAGAGCTAGAGTTATTTGCCTTCTCTCAAAAAGTAGGTCAGGGTTTACCATTGTGGTTACCTAAAGGAGCCAGATTACGCGAGCGCTTAGAAAACTTCTTAAAGAAAGTGCAAGTTCAGTATGGTTACGAACCGGTAATTACACCTCACATTGGAAACAAAGAGTTGTATGTTACTTCGGGTCACTATGCTAAATATGGTAAAGACTCTTTCCAACCGATCACTACACCAGCTGAAGGTGAAGAGTTCTTATTAAAACCTATGAACTGCCCTCACCACTGTGAGATATACAAAACAAAACCTCGTTCATATAAAGATCTTCCTATTCGTTTTGCAGAGTTCGGAACTGTTTATCGTTACGAACAAAGTGGTGAATTGCATGGTTTAACAAGGGTACGTGGATTTACTCAGGATGATGCTCACTTATTCTGTCGTCCCGACCAACTGAAAGATGAGTTTAAGAAGGTTATTGACATCATCTTTTACATCTTTAAAGCATTGGATTTTAAAGAGTACATCACACAGGTATCCTTACGCGACCCTAACGATCATACAAAATATATCGGAAGCGAAGATAACTGGAACAAAGCCGAACAAGCTATTATCGAAGCTTGTGAAGAACGTGGAATGGAAACCATTGTTGAATACGGAGAAGCAGCATTCTATGGTCCTAAGTTAGACTTTATGGTAAAAGATGCCCTTGGTCGTAAATGGCAGCTAGGAACTATTCAGGTAGATTACAATTTACCAGAGCGTTTTGAATTAGAATATATAGGAAGTGACAATCAAAAACACCGTCCGGTGATGATTCACCGAGCTCCTTTTGGAAGTATGGAACGATTTGTTGCGGTATTAATTGAGCACACTGCTGGTAAATTCCCATTGTGGTTAACACCTGAACAAGTGGTAATTTGCCCTATTAGTGAAAAGTACAACGATTACGCAAAAAAAGTTTTTAATTTCCTAAATAATTCCGATATTCGTGCCGTTCTTGACGACCGCAATGAGAAAATAGGTAAAAAGATCAGGGACAACGAGTTAAAGCGCATTCCATACCTTCTTATTGTTGGAGAAAAAGAAGCCGAAGAGCAAAAAGTTGCTGTTCGTAAACAAGGTGAAGGCGACAAAGGAGTGATGAAACTCGACGAATTTACAAGTTTTATTAATCAGGAAGTTGAAAATATGCTTTCTGCGATAGACAACAATATTAACTAA
- the infC gene encoding translation initiation factor IF-3 translates to MNRHIRVPQVRLVGDNIENPGVFPTSEALKMADELDLDLVEISPKADPPVCKITDYQKFLYQQKKKQKEMKAKAVKVVVKEIRFGPNTDDHDYQFKLKHAEKFLQEGAKVKAYVFFKGRSILFKEQGEILLLRFAQDLEEIGKVEQLPKLEGKRMIMFIAPKAAKKK, encoded by the coding sequence ATTAACAGGCACATTAGAGTGCCTCAGGTACGATTAGTTGGTGACAACATCGAAAATCCAGGTGTATTTCCAACATCGGAAGCGCTTAAAATGGCTGATGAATTGGATTTGGATTTGGTAGAAATTTCACCAAAGGCAGATCCTCCTGTATGTAAGATAACAGATTACCAAAAGTTTCTTTATCAGCAAAAGAAGAAACAAAAAGAAATGAAAGCCAAAGCTGTAAAAGTGGTGGTTAAAGAGATTCGTTTTGGACCAAATACCGACGATCATGATTACCAGTTTAAGCTAAAGCATGCCGAGAAGTTTCTTCAAGAAGGTGCAAAAGTAAAAGCTTACGTTTTCTTTAAAGGACGTTCAATCCTTTTTAAAGAGCAAGGTGAGATTTTATTATTACGTTTTGCTCAAGACTTGGAAGAAATTGGTAAAGTGGAGCAATTGCCAAAATTAGAAGGTAAACGTATGATTATGTTCATAGCTCCTAAAGCGGCAAAGAAAAAATAG